The following coding sequences are from one Triticum dicoccoides isolate Atlit2015 ecotype Zavitan chromosome 4A, WEW_v2.0, whole genome shotgun sequence window:
- the LOC119288561 gene encoding uncharacterized protein LOC119288561: MEQGLLPVVMFPDKQVQVEEWKIEAQQFETDFGEMEMKIHRFPASMRSLGRRYILPMAVSIGLYHHGSSSLHEMEKVKRVATHHFISYSGRSFEEMYAAVFSVIGAARSFYDTKDSKVDVGDAEFVDMMFIDGCFLLQYMLMCTGLGKLPPSLLSCFKSNEACIINDIMLLENQLPWMVVNILRTFRSVPVEEFIGEMGRTLQIRGDMHRRPVVMDACYMPPHLLGILLFYKAGGINNNVPLSVPDGFRSMSKSISAIELAEIGIKLTAGKTTKFMDTGIKKTFLSAEIFLAPLLLDDIRSCWLVNMAAFEVCLGMAAGAHQSTAVVCSYLAVLAMLMDREEDVHELRSKRLVQGELTNKETLDFFKMLVKCISGGPLYIQIMEEVEAYKLNRWMWIKVHQFVYKNFKAIVTVLSITGVLVGIFKAILSLKRH; the protein is encoded by the coding sequence ATGGAACAAGGACTATTACCTGTTGTTATGTTCCCAGATAAACAGGTTCAGGTCGAGGAGTGGAAGATAGAAGCACAACAGTTTGAGACTGATTTTGGCGAGATGGAAATGAAGATTCATAGGTTCCCTGCAAGCATGCGGAGCCTTGGACGGCGTTATATCCTCCCAATGGCTGTGAGCATCGGTCTTTACCACCATGGCTCAAGTAGCCTGCATGAGATGGAGAAGGTGAAGCGCGTGGCTACACACCACTTCATCAGTTACTCAGGCCGCTCATTTGAGGAGATGTATGCGGCGGTCTTCTCCGTCATAGGTGCTGCCCGCAGCTTCTACGACACCAAGGATTCCAAGGTCGACGTAGGAGATGCTGAATTTGTGGACATGATGTTCATCGATGGTTGCTTCTTGCTGCAGTATATGCTTATGTGTACCGGCCTTGGCAAGCTGCCTCCGTCATTATTGTCTTGCTTCAAGTCCAACGAGGCTTGCATCATCAACGACATAATGCTGCTCGAGAATCAACTTCCCTGGATGGTGGTCAACATCCTAAGGACGTTCAGGTCCGTGCCTGTGGAGGAGTTTATCGGTGAGATGGGACGCACACTCCAAATCCGTGGGGACATGCACAGGAGACCAGTTGTGATGGATGCTTGCTACATGCCGCCACATCTTCTTGGCATCCTCCTGTTCTACAAAGCCGGAGGCATAAATAATAATGTGCCCCTGTCTGTTCCAGATGGTTTTAGATCCATGTCAAAGAGTATTAGCGCCATTGAGCTTGCAGAGATTGGCATTAAGCTCACAGCCGGCAAGACGACAAAGTTCATGGACACGGGCATCAAGAAAACATTCCTCTCTGCCGAGATCTTCCTGGCGCCTCTGTTGCTGGACGACATAAGGTCCTGCTGGCTTGTCAACATGGCGGCTTTCGAGGTATGCCTGGGCATGGCAGCTGGTGCTCATCAAAGTACAGCAGTCGTCTGCTCCTACCTTGCTGTCCTCGCCATGCTCATGGATCGGGAGGAGGACGTGCACGAGCTGCGATCCAAGCGCCTGGTGCAGGGAGAACTCACCAACAAAGAGACGCTTGACTTCTTCAAGATGCTTGTCAAGTGCATAAGTGGCGGCCCCCTCTACATTCAAATCATGGAGGAGGTTGAGGCCTACAAGCTCAACAGGTGGATGTGGATCAAGGTGCACCAGTTCGTCTACAAAAACTTCAAAGCAATCGTCACGGTGCTCTCCATCACTGGTGTTCTTGTGGGCATCTTCAAGGCTATCCTCTCTCTCAAGAGACACTAG